The DNA region GGTATCTCATGAAGAATTAGCAACTGTTGTCCTAAAGTAAAGATGTGCAATGGCTTGTTTTGTATCTGACATCCATAGTGAAGGAAGTATGAAAGATGAAGATGAATCTCGTGGATGACTCGTAATAAACCTTTATTGCTGGATGAAGACCAATATTCCCCGCCCTCACTGTGTTGGAATATCTGGGTACACAGTGGGGCAGAATAACAACACGGATATTTAGTACTTCCAGTACTTGACCTGGTTTCTATATGACTAATCTTTGTTCTTTCCCCTTAGGTTAGAACAAATGAAAGGGAGCCTCTGTGGCGGAGGTTCCCTTTATCAAACATCTTCTTTAACAGTTACTGACCTGATATCATGGATTTGTACTGTAGTGGTATAGGGATGCGAATATCATTTCTTTATGAAGATCTATTTTTTATATGGATGATTTTATCATTTGCATATAAGTCGATATGAATAATGAATTTATATTGATAAAAAGATAGGTCACAAACTGTTATGAAAGTTTGTGACCTATCTTAGGTACATGGATTGTTAGTCCCAATCTTTGTTCCAAAAAAAGAAAACCCTTGCAAGCCAATGACTTACAAGGGTTAATGTGCCCAAGAAAGGACTCGAACCTTCACGAGCCGAAGCTCACATGCTCCTGAAGCATGCGCGTCTACCAATTCCGCCACTTGGGCGAGTTAATTGATGAATTGTTGAGGGATTGAGTTGGTAAATAACCTTAAAAACAATTCACCAATTAACTCGGCTGCTAAATATATGGGTTTGAAGAACTAATTTGAAACAACAATTTTGAGAAAAAATGCGTGTTGGCTCAAAGAGTATCCCAGGTAAAATTTCTTTCATAAAAAAAGCCCGCCGTTGCCGGAGGGCTTCTTCATAAATGACGTACAAAATTACTTGTAGTCGAGGCTGCGTACGTTTGTAGCACTCAGTCCCTTGGGTGTTTCTTCAACTTCAAATTCAACAGCTTCGTCGTCTTCCAGTCCCTGGTTTTGTCCCAGTCCTTCAACGTTGTTACGGTGTACGAAAATATCCTTGCCACCCTCGTCAGGTGCGATAAATCCAAATCCTTTTTGTGTGTCGAAAAATTTTATTTTGCCTTGCTTCATAATGGTAATGGTATTGTGTTAGTGCACCTAAAGGTGGTATCTCAGGAAAGGTTTGGGTTAACGCGACTTTCTTAAAAAATATACGTGATAGGTGGGTAATTAAATGTAATGCGATAAGGTACGGTTAATATCGTGGAATACCTATTAATTATTTGAAACGGGTTTATCAGGTTTAATAGCTGTTTGTAAGGATATCTATTTAAAATACGGCATATCTTTTGTATAGTCCCTGTACGATTTTCATCAAATATATCTGCTAAAGCGGGAAATTTAGAAAGCAGCAACCGACCATGTCGAAGAACACTTTCACCGGTAGGGAAATCATAGGATTTCTGACCGGACTCCTGTTATTTATAGTGTTAATGGTTCTTCCTGCACCGGAGGGACTGTCTGAAGCCGCCTGGCGTACGGCGGCTGTGGCCCTGATGATGGGGACCTGGTGGATTACAGAAGCTATTCCTATAGCTGCTACAGCGCTGGTACCAGTGGTTTTATTTCCGTTTCTAGGCATTTCCAATATCGACAGTACCCTCGAGCCCTATGCGCATCCGCTGATTTTCCTGTTCATGGGTGGGTTTATCATTGCCATTGCCATGGAGAAGTGGGAGCTACACCGGCGCATCGCCCTTAATATCGTTAGTTTTGTCGGTACCCGTCCGCATGCGATCGTCCTGGGTTTTATCCTTGCCTCGGCCTTTCTCAGTATGTGGGTCAGCAATACCGCAACCGCATTGATGATGCTACCCATTGCCCTGTCGGTTATCCGGCTGGTTGACCGGCAGCAAGAGGACTCGGGCTTGCAGTTCCGTCACTTTGGTTTATGTTTGCTGCTTGGGGTGGCCTATGGATGCAATGTCGGCGGAATGGGTACGCTGATCGGTACCCCGCCCAACGCCTTGCTGGCCGGTTTTATGGCAGACAATTACGGCATCGAAATTTCCTTTGCCCGGTGGTTGCTCTTCGGACTGCCCCTGGTAGTTATTTGCATCCCTATCGTATACCTTGTGCTGACCCGCCTGGTCTATCCTTTGCAGATGGAGCAACTTCCCGGCGGCAGCCAGCTGTTTGAGGAAGCCCTGCAGGCTCTTGGTAGTATTTCAAAACCTGAGAAAAAAATTGCGCTGGTATTTACCCTTACCGCATTGCTCTGGATTACTCGTCCCTTATTTGAAGAACTGCTCCCCGGGGTTTCCGATACAGGCATTGCCATGGCCGCGGCCCTGAGTTTTTTCCTGATTCCGGTTAAATCGGAAGAGACAAAATGCATCCTCGAGTGGAATGATGTGGAAGGTTTGCCCTGGGGGGTGTTGATTCTTTTCGGAGGCGGATTGAGCCTGGCATCGGCCATCAACAATACCGGTCTGGCTGAATGGATAGGGCTGAGCCTGCAAGGATTAGCAAGCTGGCCGGTTTTAGTGCTGCTCTTCCTGCTGGTGGCAATGATTATTTTCCTGACAGAGATGACCAGTAATACGGCAACAGCCGCTGCCTTTTTGCCAATCATGGGTTCCGTGGCAGTGGGCATCGGATTGGATCCGATGCTCTTCGCACTTCCGGTTGCTTTGGCTGCCAGCTCCGCATTCATGCTGCCGGTGGCCACTCCGCCAAACGCTATCATTTATGGAAGTAATCGTATTACTATACCCGAGATGGCCAAGGCCGGTTTATGGCTGAACCTAATTTTTATCGTACTGTTGAGCCTAACGGCTTACACCGTAGGCCCTTACATTTTCGCGATGTAGCTTTTATTGTTTAGTATATAGTAGGTAAGCGTGCCTGTTATCGGGCATTTTGAAAAATGGCTTCCATCATCTTCTTGTAAGGTTCTGTGAGACTCACACCCCTGCGTGCCATCATGGCTTCCATGGTTTCAAAGGCTTTGTCGAGGCGATATTTTTGAATGACATTTGATCCCACCCAGCTGAAGGAGTGGATGAACTTGGGAGGGAAATCACCCGAGAAGATATTGCAGTTTACACCGCAAACGGTCCCGGTATTCAGCTGTGTATTGATGGCAGTCTTGGAGTGATCTCCCATCACCGTACCGAAAAATTGTTCTCCTGTTTCTATCTCCTGCTCTGTTTTCCAATCGGTAATGCGTATGGTGCTGTAGTTGTTTTTCAGGTTGGAGGTATTGGTATCGGCACCGAGATTGCACCACTGTCCGAATACAGAGTTTCCGACGAAGCCTTCGTGTCCTTTGTTGGAATAGGAGTGAAAGATGGCGTTGTTCACTTCTCCACCCACTTTGCAGACCGGTCCGATAGTAGTGTCTCCGTAAATTTTTGCACCGGCATTCACGGTGGCCTTCGAACAGATTGCGGTCGGACCATAGATGATCGATCCTGCTTTGATGTGGGCGCCTTCCCCGATATATACCGGTCCATTTTCGGCATTGATGATCGTACCTGCTTCCAGGGTGGCTCCTGTTGCGATGTAAATATTTTCCTCTTCAACCAGTATGGCATGGGAGGAAATATTCAGTTTGCTCCCGCGACCGGGTTTTGCCCGCTGAATATCAGCTTTGATTTCCGATCCGTTGATCTTAAAGAGATCCCACAGGTGTTCAATGGCTTTGAAATCAGCTGACTCCAGCACGAACAGGGAGTTGAAATCTGGCTTGCCTTGCTCCAGCCATTGCCGGGAAGAAGAACCGTCGGCGCGGGCGGCAATTACGGTCCCCTCGGACTGAAGGCAATTCCCGGCACCCAGTTCTTCCACCTCCTTGAGCAGCGAAGAGGAGGGCAGGTAGCGGGCATTGATCCAGAGGCAGGAATCGTTTTCATTGATAGAACCCTCTTCGAATACCTCTTTGAGTTCCTTTCTGAGGATGCGAGCCGTATTTTTCGCCTGCAAAGCCTTTTGCCATTTTTCGGCTATAGTGAATATGCCGACCCGCAAATCATCCACCGGACGGGTAAGGGTGAGCGGGTGAAAATTGGAGAAATGTTTGTCCTCAAAAAAGCAGATTTGCATAGATGCGGGCTGTAAATATTGGTAAATTCTAAGTTTTAATCCTCACTAGAGTATCATAAATTTCGTCACTGTCAAACAGAGAGATTTTTTTGATAATAATCAACCTTAATTTGCGGAAATAGATTTATGTGCGGAATAGTAGGCTATATAGGAGATAAGCAGGCCAGTGATATCATCATTAAGGGTCTGCAGCGGCTTGAGTATCGCGGATATGATTCAGCCGGCCTTGCTCTATTTAACGGCAAGCTCGAAATAAAGAAAGGCAAGGGAAAGGTTGATAACCTGCGTAAATTACTTAAGAAAGAACCGGTAAAAGGATCAGTAGGCATCGGACATACCCGCTGGGCTACCCACGGTGCTCCGAACGATATCAATTCCCACCCGCATACCAGTGAATCGGGTAAAATTGCACTGGTCCACAACGGTATTATTGAAAATTACACCTCCCTGAAGAAAGAGCTGAAAAACAAGGGTCGTACCTTCCACACGGATACCGATACCGAGGTGATCGCCCAGCTGATTGAGGAGATTTACCAGGATGGTCAGAATGTGAGCTTCCAGAAAGCAGTGCGTCTGGCCCTTAAGCAAATTGTGGGTACCTACGGTCTCGCCATTGTTCATAGTGAAACGCCTGACCGTATCATCATAGCACGGAAAGGATCACCGCTGTTGCTGGGCCTTGGTGATGGCGAAATGTTTATTGCTTCTGACGCTTCCCCAATCATCGAACATACCAAAAAGGTGGTTTACCTGGATGACGGTGAAATTGCCATTGTTACCAAAGACGGATATGAAGTAAAGACTATTGACGATGTCAGCCTCACCAAAGAGGTTCATGAACTGGCCATGAGTGTAGAGGAGATAGAAAAAAGCGGATACCCGCACTTCATGCTGAAGGAAATTTTTGAACAGCCCAACTCTATAGCTGATTGCCTGCGCGGAAGACTGGACGTGAAGAATCACAGTATTCAGCTTGGTGGATTGGTTGATGTGATGGATAAGCTGATCGGCGCCAAAAGACTGATCATTGCCGCCTGCGGAACCAGCTGGCACGCCGGACTCGTAGGGGAATACCTTTTCGAGCACCTATCCAAGATTCCGGTAGAGGTGGAGTATGCCTCCGAATTTCGTTACCGTGAGCCACTGATCAATGAGGATGATGTGATGCTTGTGATTTCCCAGAGTGGTGAGACTGCCGATACCCTGGCAGCTGTTCGAGAGGCAAAGCAGCGTGGAGCAACTGTACTGGGCATTTGTAATGTGGTTGGTTCTACGATTGCCCGAGAGACCGACGCGGGGGTTTATACACACGCGGGTCCCGAAATCGGGGTAGCTTCGACCAAGGCCTTTACCGCCCAGGTTTCCGTACTCGCGATGATGGCTATTATGATTGGTCAGAAGAAGAATACCATTGATCCCGAGTATGCCGAACGCTTGATAGAAGAGCTTGATCGCATTCCCGGTAAAGTGAAGCAGATTGTAGAACAGAGCGACAGCATCAAGAGAATGGCTGAGCTCTTTACCTATGCTCCGAACTTTCTCTACCTGGGACGAACCTACAACTTCCCGGTGGCACTTGAAGGCGCACTGAAGCTCAAAGAAATTTCCTACATCCACGCGGAAGGCTATCCTGCCGCGGAGATGAAGCATGGTCCGATCGCCCTGATCGATGCCATGATGCCCGTGGTGGTCATTGCTGCAACTGATCACACCAACGATAAAATGATCAGCAACATCGAAGAGGTGAAAGCCCGTAAGGGACGTATTATCTCTATTACCGGCAAAGAGAACGAGGAGGTCATTGACCTTTCAGAGTTCAGCTGCCCGATTCCCGAGACTGAAGATTGTCTTTCACCGCTGCTTACGGTGATACCCTTGCAGCTGCTCTCCTACTATATTGCAGTGAATCGCGGGTGCAATGTTGACCAGCCTCGTAACCTGGCCAAAAGTGTTACGGTAGAATAAAGGGTCATATGTTAGGGTATATAGGCAGGTTGTCAACATTATGAACATTTCCTGTTGAAAAACCTGTGGATAACTCAGGTTTTAATTTCATTTCTTATCTAATTTGTAACAAATTCCCGCTTTGTTACTCATATAAATAGCTTAAAGACAACAAGACGGCTTGTCTTATCCACAAAAATAATGTGGAAAACTTGATATTTAATGACGGAATCATTAGATATGGAAAGCTCTCAAATAAAATAGTTGATCATAAATCGCGGGAACAATGAAGAACTGGAAATCTCTCATATTTAAAATAACATTGCTTGTGTTGGTGGGCATTGTAGTTTTGACCGGCTAAGATTGCTAATCTCTTTCTGCCGGTAATACATTTCTTAGGGTACTGCTGCTTGCTATTAATATTTATCTGTGATTAATATTAGGAAGCTTTAAACAAGCTGATACTTTTTGAACTATAGCTGCCAAAGAGGTAGTTTCAGATAAATTTAGATTAAACATCATCAGATTGACGAATAATAAGATTACGGACCTGGATTATTTAAGGGATATTTCAACCGGTGACAACCAGATGGTCATAGAAATGATTGAAGTTTTTCTGGAGGGGTACCGGGAAGCACTGTCCGATATGCGTGAACTCAACCAGGAGGGAAACTGGGAGGAATTGCGCGCCCGCGCTCACAAGTTTAAGCCCAATCTTGCCTACATGGGTATTTCCAAAGGCACCGAAAAGATCCTGCAGCTTGAGGAGCAGGCAAAAAATAATGAGCCTCCGGTCGATATCGGATCTACTATTTCAGAGCTCAGTTCTATTTGCGAGGAGGCTTCCGGCGAGCTACAGCAGGAGCTGAAAAATTTGAATGTAACGTAACCTGTTTCCTTCCTTTCCGTAAGCTTGGGTTGAATACATATGAACCTAGCTTACTATTATGATCTATACGATTCTCATCAACAGCGTTGCTGTCTATCTCACGGCCA from Halalkalibaculum roseum includes:
- a CDS encoding cold-shock protein, with translation MKQGKIKFFDTQKGFGFIAPDEGGKDIFVHRNNVEGLGQNQGLEDDEAVEFEVEETPKGLSATNVRSLDYK
- a CDS encoding SLC13 family permease, which encodes MSKNTFTGREIIGFLTGLLLFIVLMVLPAPEGLSEAAWRTAAVALMMGTWWITEAIPIAATALVPVVLFPFLGISNIDSTLEPYAHPLIFLFMGGFIIAIAMEKWELHRRIALNIVSFVGTRPHAIVLGFILASAFLSMWVSNTATALMMLPIALSVIRLVDRQQEDSGLQFRHFGLCLLLGVAYGCNVGGMGTLIGTPPNALLAGFMADNYGIEISFARWLLFGLPLVVICIPIVYLVLTRLVYPLQMEQLPGGSQLFEEALQALGSISKPEKKIALVFTLTALLWITRPLFEELLPGVSDTGIAMAAALSFFLIPVKSEETKCILEWNDVEGLPWGVLILFGGGLSLASAINNTGLAEWIGLSLQGLASWPVLVLLFLLVAMIIFLTEMTSNTATAAAFLPIMGSVAVGIGLDPMLFALPVALAASSAFMLPVATPPNAIIYGSNRITIPEMAKAGLWLNLIFIVLLSLTAYTVGPYIFAM
- a CDS encoding putative sugar nucleotidyl transferase, encoding MQICFFEDKHFSNFHPLTLTRPVDDLRVGIFTIAEKWQKALQAKNTARILRKELKEVFEEGSINENDSCLWINARYLPSSSLLKEVEELGAGNCLQSEGTVIAARADGSSSRQWLEQGKPDFNSLFVLESADFKAIEHLWDLFKINGSEIKADIQRAKPGRGSKLNISSHAILVEEENIYIATGATLEAGTIINAENGPVYIGEGAHIKAGSIIYGPTAICSKATVNAGAKIYGDTTIGPVCKVGGEVNNAIFHSYSNKGHEGFVGNSVFGQWCNLGADTNTSNLKNNYSTIRITDWKTEQEIETGEQFFGTVMGDHSKTAINTQLNTGTVCGVNCNIFSGDFPPKFIHSFSWVGSNVIQKYRLDKAFETMEAMMARRGVSLTEPYKKMMEAIFQNAR
- the glmS gene encoding glutamine--fructose-6-phosphate transaminase (isomerizing), which produces MCGIVGYIGDKQASDIIIKGLQRLEYRGYDSAGLALFNGKLEIKKGKGKVDNLRKLLKKEPVKGSVGIGHTRWATHGAPNDINSHPHTSESGKIALVHNGIIENYTSLKKELKNKGRTFHTDTDTEVIAQLIEEIYQDGQNVSFQKAVRLALKQIVGTYGLAIVHSETPDRIIIARKGSPLLLGLGDGEMFIASDASPIIEHTKKVVYLDDGEIAIVTKDGYEVKTIDDVSLTKEVHELAMSVEEIEKSGYPHFMLKEIFEQPNSIADCLRGRLDVKNHSIQLGGLVDVMDKLIGAKRLIIAACGTSWHAGLVGEYLFEHLSKIPVEVEYASEFRYREPLINEDDVMLVISQSGETADTLAAVREAKQRGATVLGICNVVGSTIARETDAGVYTHAGPEIGVASTKAFTAQVSVLAMMAIMIGQKKNTIDPEYAERLIEELDRIPGKVKQIVEQSDSIKRMAELFTYAPNFLYLGRTYNFPVALEGALKLKEISYIHAEGYPAAEMKHGPIALIDAMMPVVVIAATDHTNDKMISNIEEVKARKGRIISITGKENEEVIDLSEFSCPIPETEDCLSPLLTVIPLQLLSYYIAVNRGCNVDQPRNLAKSVTVE
- a CDS encoding Hpt domain-containing protein, which produces MTNNKITDLDYLRDISTGDNQMVIEMIEVFLEGYREALSDMRELNQEGNWEELRARAHKFKPNLAYMGISKGTEKILQLEEQAKNNEPPVDIGSTISELSSICEEASGELQQELKNLNVT